In Miscanthus floridulus cultivar M001 chromosome 5, ASM1932011v1, whole genome shotgun sequence, one genomic interval encodes:
- the LOC136451902 gene encoding uncharacterized protein: MATVSVAMEEPGVNGRNVVSWVASGVVLWSTAFLLVRALFPKRSYDFCNRAISTMHAVTAVCLACLSVDEWSCPVCPLAAASSPRQMKALAVTLAYMVYDAACCHLNGDMRLDNTVHHLVSIVGIGAGLAYQRCGTEMVACLFITEISSPLLHLREMLKEFGVRDTDLNLLVDVLFAVTFSVARMGVGPYLTYVTVTADYPILIKAMATGLQLVSA; encoded by the exons ATGGCGACTGTGTCGGTGGCCATGGAGGAGCCGGGCGTCAACGGCCGCAACGTGGTGAGCTGGGTGGCGTCCGGGGTTGTGCTGTGGTCGACCGCGTTCTTGCTGGTGCGGGCGCTGTTCCCCAAGCGCTCCTACGACTTCTGCAACCGCGCCATCTCCACCATGCACGCCGTCACCGCCGTGTGCCTCGCCTGCCTCTCCGTCGACGAATGGTCGTGCCCCGTCTGCCCGCTCGCCGCCGCGTCCTCCCCGCGCCAG ATGAAGGCGCTGGCAGTTACGCTTGCGTACATGGTGTACGACGCGGCGTGCTGCCACCTCAACGGCGACATGCGGCTGGACAACACCGTGCACCACCTCGTCAGCATCGTCGGCATCGGCGCCGGGCTCGCCTACCAGAGG TGCGGGACGGAGATGGTGGCCTGCCTGTTCATCACGGAGATCTCCAGCCCGCTGCTGCACCTCCGTGAGATGCTCAAGGAGTTCGGCGTCCGGGACACGGACCTCAACCTCCTCGTCGACGTGCTCTTCGCCGTCACCTTCTCCGTCGCCCGGATGGGCGTCGGGCCCTACCTCACCTACGTCACCGTGACGGCCGACTACCCCATCCTCATCAAG GCGATGGCGACGGGGCTGCAGCTGGTGAGCGCCTAG